The genomic region CGCTGCAAATTGAAACATTTTAAGGGAACGCTCTATGTCACACACAATTGTTACTGAAGTTTGCGAAGGTGTTGCGGATTGCGTTGATGCCTGTCCTGTAGCATGTATTCATCCAGGTCCAGGGAAAAATATCAAGGGGACAGAATGGTACTGGATCGATTTTACGACATGTATAGACTGCGGCATCTGCATTCAAGTTTGTCCTGTTGAAGGGGCGATTGTCCCAGAAGAAAGACCAGACTTGCAGAAAACTCCTTAGCAGGCAGGGCGCAGATGTAAATGGTAGCGATCGCACTTGCTGAGCCATAATCTGGGATAAGCTAAATGCTAATTGCTGAGAGCCAACCTTGAGGTATGTACAGTTCTGCTCCTCTGTTAGAAGTTGAAGATGTTTGGGCTGGGTACGTCAAAGACCTAGATATTCTTCAGGGGGTAAATTTTCAGATTTTCCCTGGAGAAATCGTAGCGGTGATTGGTCCGAATGGTGCAGGAAAATCTACTCTAGCTAAAACGATTTTTGGATTACTCAGCCCACATCGAGGCAAAGTTACGTTTAAAAATCGCAGTATCACTGGTTTGAAGTCCAATCAAATCGTGCAGATGGGAATGTGTTATGTACCGCAAATTTCTAACGTCTTCGCCTCTTTGAGCGTAGAAGAAAATTTAGAAATGGGAGCATATATTCGCAAAACTGCATTAGCTCCTTTAAAAGATAGAATTTATGGGACTTTCCCGGTTCTAGCCACCCGCAGACGGCAAAAAGCTGGAACCCTCTCTGGGGGGGAACGTCAAATGCTCGCGATGGGTAAAGCTTTGATGCTAGAACCGAGTTTATTATTACTTGACGAACCGAGTGCTGCCTTATCTCCCGTATTGGTATCGAGTGTCTTTGAACAAATTCAACAAATTAACCAAGGTGGAACGGCAATTGTCTTAGTGGAACAGAATGCTCGTAGAGCTTTGGCAATGGCACATCGGGGTTATGTATTAGATACAGGACGCGATCGCTTTTCCGGTCCTGGGAACGAATTACTCAACGATCCCAAAGTGGCAGAATTATATCTCGGTGCGGGTAGGGTTCATTGAAAAATCAAGGTCAGCGCAAGATTAATTCAGTTTACAAATTGAAATGAAGCGAGTTTTTCTAATTGTGGCTGGCTTAATGCTTGCTTTCAACTCGCAATTTGCTGTGGCTGGTTCGCTCGACCGAAAACTCGGCATTGTTGTCGCGAAAGAACATTTAGTTTGTCTCATCGCGTCCGCATCAAGACTCAACATTGGTAGTCAAGTCAATATCGTACTTCTATCTGTTCCACAAAGAGTAGTGAGTGGAATTATTTCAGGTAGCGATCGCCAGTGTAGTGAGATATCAAAACCACACAATGTCTCTAGAAAATATTATCGGCGATCGCTACTGAATAATCGCTCTCATCTGAGCGTACCTGCAATTGGTGTTTTGAACTCAAGTAACCAACTTCATAGAGTTGGGTTAAAAGTAGTAGGCGATTTAGATGGTGATGGTATAGAAGAATCGTTTCGTTCCTGTGCGAGTTCTGAAGGACTTCATCTCACCGTCTGGTCTAGTGGAACTAGAAAGTGGCACAGTTATTCTTACCTTGGCTACGATCTTGAGCCGACCTGTACAACGATAGAAGTTAAAGACAATAATGATTTGAAATAATCCAACAGCAGCAGTATGCAAGATACGTGTCTCATACCAATGCCACCCTATAGCGCCTTAATTTTTGACTGTGACGGCACTCTAGCGCATACTATCCCCACTCATATTCAAGCGTGGTTAGCAACGCTGCGTCCTCTGGGTGTCGATCTCAGCCAAGAATGGCTTTACGATCGCCGAGGTATGTCATCGCTGGAATTAATCGAAACTGTAAATCATACTTTTGGATATGCCTTAGACGCTAATACTGTCAATCCCGCACGGAAAAAATATTTCTTAGACTTACTACATCAAGTGGTAGAAATTGAAGCAGTAGCAGATGTTGCCCGCAGTCATTATGGGAAAGTTCCCCTAGCAGTAGCTTCAGGCGGCGATATTCGCGTGGTAGAACCTACCCTAAAGGCGATCGGGTTATATTCTTTATTTGATGCGATCGTGACTGTTAACGATGTAGAACGGGGTAAGCCCGCACCCGATATTTTCTTACTAGCTGCCGATCGCATGGGCGTTACTCCTACAGATTGCATCGTTTACGAAGATAGCGATGCAGGTTTAGAAGCTGCCCACCGTGCGGGAATGCGGGCGCTCGACGTGCGGGAACTGTGGCTGACAGTAGAAGCGGAGATAGGAGTTACAGATAGTCAAGAGGCAGGGATGTAAAGATTTGTCACAATAAAAGTAGGGTCGATCGCTGCCCTCAAACGCGATCGTGCTTTAATCGTCACCAGCTATTCAAATTCATGACTGCCTCACCTCTAACTGCATCCAGCTCATTTCCACCCGTAAAAACGTGGACTTGGCAGGGATTTTCGATTTGCTATCAACAACAAGGCGATACCGGTATTCCCGTCATTCTGGTACATGGCTTTGGAGCATCTTGGTGGCACTGGCGCAAGAATATTCCCGATCTGGCGCAGACTTGTAGGGTGTACGCTATCGATCTAATTGGTTTTGGTGGTTCCGCTAAACCGATTCCAGGGGAATTCAAGCCAGGAGAACAAATCCTATATTCGTTTGAGACTTGGGGACAGCAAATTGCCGATTTTTGTCGCGAAGTAGTAAGAGAACCAGCAGTTTTCATTGGTAATTCTGTCGGTTGTATTGCAGCAATGCAAGCAGCAGTATATGCCCCCGAGCTAACTATGGGTGTAGCGATGCTCAATTGTTCCCTACGTTTGCTTCACGATCGCAAGCGCAGCGGCTTACCTTGGTATCGACGCTTCGGCGCGCCGCTGATTCAGAAATTATTAGCAGTTCAACCAGTTGGGAAATTTTTCTTTCAACAACTTGCAAAACCGAAAACAGTCAAAAAAATCTTGCTCCAAGCCTACGCTCATCCTGAAGCAGTAACAGATGAGTTAGTAGACCTTTTGATGGCTCCAGCGAAAGATGCTGGGGCTGTAGCAGTCTTTGTTGCTTTCACAGCCTATTCTCAAGGACCACTACCTGAAGACTTGTTACCCCAGCTATCTTGTCCGGCAATTTTCTTGTGGGGAACAGCCGACCCTTGGGAACCAGTAGAGTTGGGGCAAGAACTAGCTAACTATCCCCAAGTACAGAAGTTTATTCCCTTAAAAGGAGTCGGGCATTGTCCCCAAGACGAAGCACCAGAATTGGTGAATCCGATCTTGCAAGAGTGGATTGTGGAATTGGGGAGTCGGGAGAGTGACTAGTGGCTGGTGACTAGTGGCTAGAGAATTTTAGATTTTGGATTTTTTCTCTGCTCCCTTGTCTTCCTTGTCCTCCTTCGCCCCTAATCCCCACTCCCTACCCTTCGGGAACGGCTTCGCCGAACGGTCGTGGGGAAGAGCGAGTTCCCCCTTGTCCTACCCTACTCCCTGCTCTCTGCTCCCTGCTCCCTGCTTTGTTCCAGCCAATCTTTACCAACTTGAATGGTAATGTCAGAGCCAAGGTTGCCTGTGCTTTCAACGCGGACTTCGCCTACGTTTAAGAGGTCGCGGATGGTTGTAGCACTTTCAGTATCGCCTTGCTGGGCAACAACATGAGTTGTGTCTAATGGCTCAGACCACGATTTTGTAATGTATACATTGCGATAGCCTGCACCAGCAAGAGATTTGACCAAAGAGCGGACAGCGCGATCGCTACCCGTGCTATTGGAAATTGCAATTCTCAATCGCGCCGGATCGAAGTCAGCTGGCTCGGATTCAGCAAGAGGGGCATCGAAATGCTGCGTTGCCATTTTGGCAATGCGATCGCTGTCTGGCAACCAGTAGCTAGCTCTATACTCTCCTGAATTACTAAATCGTCCAGGCAACATCAACATTTGCATGTTGGATCGATTAGTTTGTACGCCAAAATTCGCCAGTGCTACCAATTCATCCATCGATAAGTTCGTATCGAGGTGCGATTGAATCACAGAGAGAATCTGCGGCATCCGGGTAAGGGTATTCGGCGACAAGGTTTGTTCCGTTAGCGCCCGCATAACGAGTTGCTGGCGTTGAATCCGTCCGATATCACCGTTTTCGTCGTGACGATAGCGTAGTAGCTGGAGAGTCTTGTTGCCGTCAAGATGCTGCTTGCCAGCTTTGAGATTAATGTATAAATGCTGGCTATCATCTTGATATTTCATATCTTTAGGAACGTAAACGGTTACGCCACCCAAAGCATCGATTAACTTTTCCACTCCTTGGACGTTGATCCGAATGTAGCGATCGATCGGCACTCCATCTAGTAATTCGCTAATAGCTTTAGCACTACCTGCTGGACCACCAACGAGATTAGCTTCATTGATTTTCGCTATGCCTCGACCTTCTATCTTGGTGCGGGTATCTCTGGGAATAGAAAGGGCAGCGATTTTTTTGGTTGCTGGGTCAAATCGTAGCAAAAGGATAGTGTCTGTCAAGCCGTCGAAGGAGTTGACTAACGCATGATATCCTTGCTTTTTGATTTCGGCAGCAGGGGTATTAACGTCTGTGGTGAGAACTTTTACACCTAGAACTAAAATATTAACTGGTCGGGTCAGCTCCGAAAGTTTAAAACCAGCCCGCGTTAAGCGATCGCCATGAGTACCGAAAATTGCTTGCTCCTCAGGGCTAAGCTGACTTTGCATCAGCGGCTTGGTTGACATAGTATAGGCTAAGAGCGCCCCTGCTGTGGCTGACAACACAGCGACACCACTCATGATTACCCAGAACCACAGCCAACGCCCAGTCCTACTCATAGCACTACTGCGCCTAAAATTTTTGGAATTACTTGTAGAATTGGATTTTGAGCCTGATATTCTTTGCACTGATACAACTTCCTCACACTTAACACTAGTCAGCAAAAATAGTTAATAAGTTTTTAACATGATAATGGACAAAGGCACAGCTATATGCTGCGCTTTCTCAATTGGCATATTCTCTGCACGGGTAACGCTGGCTACTGAAACAGTAAATTTCATGGCTTTGCGATCGAATTAGAGAATATTGCCTGGAGTCTACTGCAAATCCTACAAAGTCGTCATCTGGCTGATTACGGAATTCCAGCTAGAGAGTCATACTTTCTACCGCTGGCGTTGTCTTTGAACCTCAGTGTTCATCGAGCGTCCGATCTGCAAGTGCCGAAAATCCTGGTAGACGCACTGACTTACCAGCAGTCAATCGCAGCATTAACCACACGCTGACTAAAAAATATCCAGATGTCAGTAAACTATTTAACATTAATAGACGAAAATTTAACAACTCTGAAGCTTCTGCTCCAGCACTCAACAAGAAATATGCCAGCAACCAGCTTAGTGCTAGAGTGATAGATAAACGGCTGACGGCGAGTTTTTCTTTATGGTAATTGCTAATTGGTAATTGGTAATTGGTAAGTGGCTGGTGGCTGGTGGCTAGCATTGCTTCGTTGTCTTCCCGATCTTCCCGACTCCCGACTCCCGACTCCCGACTCCCGCTTCTTTCATAGCGATACAAAGTCCACAGTGAAGGAAAAAAGCCAATAATGGGGATGAGGTGAAAAAACAAATGCAGGCGATCGCTATTTAAATGCTCTGAGACTGTAAGCTTTTTCATATGATGTAATCGAATCCGAGCTTGGGGGGATGAGTTATGACAGCGGAGTTAGGGATAATAGGCTGCAAGGGACATTTGATTTAGTTCGCTCCCGCAACTGAGAAAATGCAGAAACGCATTATTATAGGTTGGTGGCAAGCAATGTCACCTTTGACGCGATTTCTGGCGATCGCGCTATTGGCTCCACTACTCGTACTCAATGCTTGGGCAATCTCCTCCATCGTTGATTACTTCCACTCGCTGATTGTTATTTTAGTCGGTGCTTCTTTACTAGCATTTTTGTTGAACTATCCGGTAGGCTGGATGGAGCAACAAGGCGCAAGGCGAGAACAAGTTGCTATTTTAGTCTTTTTGTTGGCTTTGTCGATTTTACTGGCGCTAGGTGTCACCCTCGTGCCTCTAGTGATTAGTCAGGCGCAGCAGCTCGTAACTCGTTTGCCAGAATGGATAGACTCAGGACGCTATCAGTTGGTGTTGTTGAATGATTGGGCTGAGGCTCAGGGTTATCCAATTAATCTCGATGCCTTAGTAATACAAATCAACGATCGCGTGAAGGGACAATTACAAGCGATCGCCGTCCAAGCATTAAACCTAGCTGTGGTGACAGTGACAAGCCTGCTAGATTTTTTGCTGGGCATGGTTTTGACATTTTATTTGTTACAGCATGGGGACGAACTCTGGCAAAGCTTAATCGCTTGGCTGCCAACACCCATTCGCCAGCCTTTTTCCCAAACTATCCGGTTGAGCTTTCAAAACTACTTCATCGGACAGTTAATTTTCGGTATTTGTATGGGTTCTGCCCTAACTGCCATTTTCTTGTGGCTGAAAGTGCCGTTTGGTTTGCTGTTTGGAATCACGATCGGGTTTATGGCTTTAGTTCCCTTCGGCGGTACAGTGGGAATTATTTTGACCACTTTATTAGTAGCGCTGCAAGATTTCTGGCTAGGTACTAGAGTTTTGGTAGCATCTGTCATCATTCAGCAGATCTTAGATAACATCGTTGCTCCCCGTATTCTTGGTAGCGTAACTGGATTAAATCCCGTATGGGTACTGATTTCCGTCTTAACAGGCGCTAGAGTTGGCGGTTTGCTTGGCGTAATCGTTGCCGTACCTACAGCAGTCGTGATCAAGACAGCCTTAAGTGCCGTGCGATCGCCCCAACTGACTGAAACGAGTTCTACCACTGCAACAGCTATGACAACAACTGAGAATCTTGCAGGGAGCAGGGACGAGCTGGGAGCAGGGAAGCGGGCAGAGGGCGAGGTTTCCAAGCGGGCGGAAGCGGAGGGAACCTCCGCATTGGAGCCGCGTTCGCCATCGGAGCCGCGTAGCAGGGAACAAGTAGTGAGTAGTGAGTAGTGAGCGGTGACCGTATAATTCCGAATTCGATTGCCCCTTGGCGATCGCCTTTAGCAAGGGCGCTGCACCTCAATCGCAGTCTGCCTTATGCCCGTTATCTTCAACTGGCAACTGTTCGACTTGATGGTCGTCCTGCGAATCGGACAGTTGTATTTCGGGGCTTTTTAGATAATAGCGATCGCCTCAAGTTTGTCAGCGATACTCGCAGTGAAAAATTTGCTCAGATTGAAGCTCAACCTTGGGCGGAAGTTTGCTGGTATTTTCCCACAACCCGCGAACAATTTCGTATTACTGGTACGCTAAAGGCGATTGCCTCTGATGATTCCGATCCAGAATTACAACAAGCCCGTACATTAAGCTGGCAAGAGTTAAGCGACTCCGCACGGCTGCAATTTGCTTGGGCGCATCCAGGTGAGCCAAGAGCCGCCGCCGATGCCTTCAATCCTCCAGCACCGCCCGCAGAAGTGCCATTACCGCACTTTTGTCTGTTGCTTTTAGAACCAGTCCAGATAGATCGCTTAGAATTGCGTGGCGACCCTCAAAACCGTACTATGTACACTTGGTTAGAAGGCGATCACACTTGGTCTACTCAAGCCGTCAATCCTTAAATCCCCGCACCATCTAAAAACTGCTGGATCACTTTATCTCTCATCTGACAGCTAGCAGCAGCGGGAAGAGACATGACTACAGAATCCTGGTGTGCTTGCTGCTGTTGTACTTTTTCTAGCTGTTGTTCTAAAGCTTCAATTCTGTCAACGAGAGCGCGAATGACCTCTGCTTCTGAGTCAGGTAAGCTACCGTGTTCCAAAGGATCGACTCTAGCCCCAGAACGGTAGATAATTCGACCTGGTACGCCAACAACCGTGCAATTAGAAGGTACATCGCGTAAAACAACAGAACCCGCTCCAATTCTGACGTTACTGCCAAGTTCGATATTACCGAGGACTTTTGCCCCCGCACCCACCACGACATTATTTCCCACAGTTGGGTGACGCTTGCCGCTTTCTTTACCCGTACCACCTAGAGTCACGCCTTGGTAGAGCAGAACGTCATCACCCACGATCGCGGTTTCGCCGATTACGACCCCCATACCGTGGTCGATAAAAAAACCCTTGCCAATTGTCGCGCCAGGGTGAATCTCAATCCCAGTTAAAAATCGGGCGATCGCGGAAATAAACCTTGGAATGAAGGGAAGACGCAGTTTGTAGAGTTGATGCGCTACCCGATGGAAGACAATTGCCTGTAACCCAGGGTAACATAACAGTACCTCTAGCCAGTTACGGGCAGCAGGGTCGCGGTCAAAAATAATCTTGAAGTCAGCAGCTATGGTAGATAGCACGGGTCAATGCCTAGCCAGGACAAAATTTTTACTTCTTTTATCTTATCTCTCACCGGGCGATCGATAAAGTTTATTCGCGTTCTTTGCAGTGTAGAAATCTCGACCTATTTTTTCCTAACTTCTCTACCTGGTTCCCAATCGTGCCTCCACTCCTATTGATTACCTTGCTACTGTTGACAGCATCGATGGTGACTAACATATTTGTCCTGACTCCTATAGAGTTAATCAGGCACGCAAATATACCGAATTGGTTACTTTTGGGCGGGCTGTTGTTAGTATTCCTTTGGTGTTTTGGGGAAGAGTAAGACGAAACTCTATAATTAAATTTCCTGCTCGATCCGTATCACTTTATGGCTTGACAGGCTTCGAGTGCTTCCCCTGAACGGACTTAGCCATTGCGCGTAAATCTTGCTCCCAGTCTGGCTGAGTCATGAGTAGAACTTCCGCCGCCTCGCTATCTGTAGGCTTCGAGAAGAAATAACCTTGTCCGTACTCGGATTTGAGCGCTTGTAGTTGATACATTTGAGTCTTTGTTTCTACACCTTCGGCAACAGCATTCATGCCCAAATTCCAAGCCAAAGCAACTATAGTCCGAATAATTTCTATTTTCTCCGGTTCGCAATCGACGTTATTCACAAACGAGCGATCGATCTTCAAAGTATCGATTGGTAGGCGATGCAGATAGCTTAACGAAGAAT from Chroococcidiopsis sp. SAG 2025 harbors:
- the cysE gene encoding serine O-acetyltransferase, translated to MLSTIAADFKIIFDRDPAARNWLEVLLCYPGLQAIVFHRVAHQLYKLRLPFIPRFISAIARFLTGIEIHPGATIGKGFFIDHGMGVVIGETAIVGDDVLLYQGVTLGGTGKESGKRHPTVGNNVVVGAGAKVLGNIELGSNVRIGAGSVVLRDVPSNCTVVGVPGRIIYRSGARVDPLEHGSLPDSEAEVIRALVDRIEALEQQLEKVQQQQAHQDSVVMSLPAAASCQMRDKVIQQFLDGAGI
- a CDS encoding AI-2E family transporter, producing MQKRIIIGWWQAMSPLTRFLAIALLAPLLVLNAWAISSIVDYFHSLIVILVGASLLAFLLNYPVGWMEQQGARREQVAILVFLLALSILLALGVTLVPLVISQAQQLVTRLPEWIDSGRYQLVLLNDWAEAQGYPINLDALVIQINDRVKGQLQAIAVQALNLAVVTVTSLLDFLLGMVLTFYLLQHGDELWQSLIAWLPTPIRQPFSQTIRLSFQNYFIGQLIFGICMGSALTAIFLWLKVPFGLLFGITIGFMALVPFGGTVGIILTTLLVALQDFWLGTRVLVASVIIQQILDNIVAPRILGSVTGLNPVWVLISVLTGARVGGLLGVIVAVPTAVVIKTALSAVRSPQLTETSSTTATAMTTTENLAGSRDELGAGKRAEGEVSKRAEAEGTSALEPRSPSEPRSREQVVSSE
- a CDS encoding alpha/beta fold hydrolase; its protein translation is MTASPLTASSSFPPVKTWTWQGFSICYQQQGDTGIPVILVHGFGASWWHWRKNIPDLAQTCRVYAIDLIGFGGSAKPIPGEFKPGEQILYSFETWGQQIADFCREVVREPAVFIGNSVGCIAAMQAAVYAPELTMGVAMLNCSLRLLHDRKRSGLPWYRRFGAPLIQKLLAVQPVGKFFFQQLAKPKTVKKILLQAYAHPEAVTDELVDLLMAPAKDAGAVAVFVAFTAYSQGPLPEDLLPQLSCPAIFLWGTADPWEPVELGQELANYPQVQKFIPLKGVGHCPQDEAPELVNPILQEWIVELGSRESD
- a CDS encoding ABC transporter ATP-binding protein, translating into MYSSAPLLEVEDVWAGYVKDLDILQGVNFQIFPGEIVAVIGPNGAGKSTLAKTIFGLLSPHRGKVTFKNRSITGLKSNQIVQMGMCYVPQISNVFASLSVEENLEMGAYIRKTALAPLKDRIYGTFPVLATRRRQKAGTLSGGERQMLAMGKALMLEPSLLLLDEPSAALSPVLVSSVFEQIQQINQGGTAIVLVEQNARRALAMAHRGYVLDTGRDRFSGPGNELLNDPKVAELYLGAGRVH
- a CDS encoding HAD-IA family hydrolase, whose translation is MQDTCLIPMPPYSALIFDCDGTLAHTIPTHIQAWLATLRPLGVDLSQEWLYDRRGMSSLELIETVNHTFGYALDANTVNPARKKYFLDLLHQVVEIEAVADVARSHYGKVPLAVASGGDIRVVEPTLKAIGLYSLFDAIVTVNDVERGKPAPDIFLLAADRMGVTPTDCIVYEDSDAGLEAAHRAGMRALDVRELWLTVEAEIGVTDSQEAGM
- a CDS encoding indolepyruvate ferredoxin oxidoreductase subunit alpha, encoding MSHTIVTEVCEGVADCVDACPVACIHPGPGKNIKGTEWYWIDFTTCIDCGICIQVCPVEGAIVPEERPDLQKTP
- a CDS encoding LCP family protein, translating into MSRTGRWLWFWVIMSGVAVLSATAGALLAYTMSTKPLMQSQLSPEEQAIFGTHGDRLTRAGFKLSELTRPVNILVLGVKVLTTDVNTPAAEIKKQGYHALVNSFDGLTDTILLLRFDPATKKIAALSIPRDTRTKIEGRGIAKINEANLVGGPAGSAKAISELLDGVPIDRYIRINVQGVEKLIDALGGVTVYVPKDMKYQDDSQHLYINLKAGKQHLDGNKTLQLLRYRHDENGDIGRIQRQQLVMRALTEQTLSPNTLTRMPQILSVIQSHLDTNLSMDELVALANFGVQTNRSNMQMLMLPGRFSNSGEYRASYWLPDSDRIAKMATQHFDAPLAESEPADFDPARLRIAISNSTGSDRAVRSLVKSLAGAGYRNVYITKSWSEPLDTTHVVAQQGDTESATTIRDLLNVGEVRVESTGNLGSDITIQVGKDWLEQSREQGAESRE
- a CDS encoding Npun_F5749 family FMN-dependent PPOX-type flavoprotein translates to MSGDRIIPNSIAPWRSPLARALHLNRSLPYARYLQLATVRLDGRPANRTVVFRGFLDNSDRLKFVSDTRSEKFAQIEAQPWAEVCWYFPTTREQFRITGTLKAIASDDSDPELQQARTLSWQELSDSARLQFAWAHPGEPRAAADAFNPPAPPAEVPLPHFCLLLLEPVQIDRLELRGDPQNRTMYTWLEGDHTWSTQAVNP